In Paenibacillus phoenicis, one genomic interval encodes:
- a CDS encoding alpha-N-arabinofuranosidase — MPLQGVLNADSGKGTINRNIYGHFSEHLGRCIYEGIWVGEDSPIPNTHGIRNDVVEALKQIRIPVLRWPGGCFADEYHWKDGIGPKEARKRMVNTHWGGVVENNHFGTHEFMELCRQLSCEPYINGNLGSGTVQEMSEWVEYLTFDGVSPMAELRAQNGRKEPWKVTYFGVGNENWGCGGNMRPEYYADEYRRYQTYVRNYGDNRIHRIACGPNSDDYNWMDVLMREAGRFMDSITLHYYTLPTDNWQDKGPATGFDESAWFATLQKALRMDELITRHRTIMDKYDPEGRVGLIVDEWGTWYNVEPGTNPGFLYQQNTMRDALVAGLTLNIFHKHNERVRMANIAQTVNVLQAVILTEGEKMILTPTYHVFDMYKVHQDAELLDLSLETGSYKLEGSEIPAVTATASRDAEGKIHLSFCNLQPHANTQVTIDIRGLAGSSLAVTGTTLTGDSIDAHNTFAQPEAVKPQPFESFQLDGGKLTVDLPAKSVTTLELAARD; from the coding sequence ATGCCACTGCAAGGAGTGTTAAACGCCGATTCCGGCAAAGGAACGATTAACCGCAATATTTACGGTCATTTCTCTGAACATTTAGGCCGCTGTATTTACGAAGGGATTTGGGTTGGCGAGGATTCCCCGATTCCAAATACCCATGGCATTCGCAACGATGTTGTGGAAGCGCTTAAGCAAATCCGGATTCCGGTGTTGCGCTGGCCGGGCGGCTGCTTTGCCGATGAATATCACTGGAAGGACGGCATCGGTCCGAAGGAAGCACGTAAGCGGATGGTCAATACCCATTGGGGCGGTGTGGTGGAAAATAACCATTTCGGGACCCACGAGTTTATGGAGCTCTGCCGGCAGCTGAGCTGCGAGCCCTACATCAACGGCAACCTTGGCAGCGGAACGGTCCAGGAAATGTCGGAGTGGGTAGAATATCTGACCTTTGACGGCGTATCGCCGATGGCGGAGCTGCGGGCGCAAAACGGACGCAAGGAGCCGTGGAAGGTGACTTATTTTGGCGTTGGCAACGAGAACTGGGGCTGCGGCGGCAATATGCGCCCGGAATATTATGCTGACGAGTACCGCCGGTATCAGACGTACGTCCGCAACTATGGGGATAACCGGATTCACCGGATCGCTTGCGGTCCAAACTCAGACGATTATAACTGGATGGACGTGCTGATGCGGGAAGCCGGACGGTTTATGGATTCCATCACGCTGCACTACTATACGCTGCCAACCGATAATTGGCAGGATAAAGGGCCGGCGACCGGGTTCGACGAGTCCGCCTGGTTTGCCACGCTGCAAAAAGCGCTTCGCATGGATGAGCTGATTACCCGCCACCGCACGATCATGGATAAATACGATCCGGAAGGCCGGGTCGGATTGATTGTGGATGAATGGGGCACCTGGTACAATGTGGAGCCGGGGACCAATCCGGGATTTTTGTATCAGCAAAATACGATGCGTGATGCGCTTGTCGCCGGGCTTACGCTGAACATTTTCCACAAACATAACGAGCGCGTGCGGATGGCAAATATCGCCCAGACCGTCAACGTGCTTCAGGCCGTCATCCTGACGGAAGGCGAGAAAATGATCTTGACCCCAACGTACCATGTATTCGATATGTATAAGGTTCACCAGGACGCCGAGCTGCTGGATCTGTCGCTGGAAACAGGCAGCTACAAGCTGGAGGGCAGCGAGATTCCGGCGGTGACCGCCACTGCGTCGCGGGATGCCGAAGGGAAGATCCATCTCAGCTTCTGTAACCTGCAGCCTCATGCGAATACACAGGTGACGATCGACATTCGGGGCTTGGCAGGCAGCAGCTTGGCGGTGACCGGCACCACGTTGACCGGCGATTCGATCGATGCCCATAATACGTTTGCGCAGCCGGAGGCCGTAAAGCCGCAGCCGTTTGAGTCGTTTCAACTGGATGGCGGCAAGCTGACGGTTGATTTGCCGGCTAAATCGGTGACGACGCTAGAACTGGCGGCGAGGGATTAA
- a CDS encoding DUF6171 family protein, whose translation MADTSCRVCRDDFRVTEEQIQRLLKTTAFAPERRVSEEQYQDRLRVCEACPKLMDGMTCTVCGCIIPVVAWLKERHCPLPGGGLWASIEA comes from the coding sequence ATGGCGGATACGTCATGCAGAGTGTGCCGGGACGATTTCCGGGTGACGGAGGAGCAGATCCAACGTTTGTTGAAGACGACGGCGTTTGCGCCCGAGCGCAGGGTAAGCGAGGAGCAGTATCAGGATAGGCTGCGCGTTTGCGAAGCGTGTCCAAAGCTGATGGACGGGATGACCTGCACGGTCTGCGGTTGTATCATCCCGGTGGTCGCCTGGCTGAAGGAGCGGCATTGCCCGCTGCCGGGCGGCGGATTGTGGGCGAGCATCGAGGCATAA
- a CDS encoding SOS response-associated peptidase: MCGRFTITLPLDELIVRYLIMENRLAKFAPNYNVAPMQFIPAVIAGKQGNRLGELRWGLVPFWAKEDKIGASMINARAESLPDKPAFRKLLTTRRCLIPADGFYEWQQRAGGKQPYRIVMKDGSPFAFAGLYDIWSDPQGNKLATCTIITTEPNSLMAEIHNRMPVILQPEHEAEWLARDNTDTGSLLKLLQPYDAAKMRAYPVSPAVGNVRNNTKELLEEAK, encoded by the coding sequence ATGTGCGGCCGTTTTACGATTACGCTTCCTCTGGACGAACTGATAGTCCGGTATCTCATCATGGAAAACCGGCTGGCGAAATTCGCCCCAAACTATAATGTAGCGCCGATGCAATTCATCCCCGCCGTCATTGCGGGCAAGCAGGGCAATCGGCTGGGCGAGCTGCGCTGGGGCCTGGTGCCGTTCTGGGCGAAGGAGGATAAGATCGGCGCCAGCATGATCAACGCCCGCGCCGAGTCGCTCCCGGACAAACCGGCGTTTCGGAAGCTGCTGACAACCCGGCGCTGCCTCATCCCCGCTGACGGATTCTACGAATGGCAACAGCGGGCCGGAGGCAAGCAGCCCTATCGGATCGTCATGAAGGACGGGAGCCCCTTCGCCTTTGCCGGCCTGTACGACATCTGGAGCGATCCGCAAGGAAACAAGCTGGCAACCTGCACGATCATCACCACGGAGCCCAACTCGCTGATGGCTGAGATCCATAACCGGATGCCCGTGATCCTGCAACCTGAACATGAAGCCGAGTGGCTGGCCCGGGACAACACGGATACGGGATCGCTGCTAAAGCTGCTTCAACCTTACGATGCCGCAAAAATGCGGGCTTACCCCGTATCCCCAGCCGTTGGGAACGTGCGCAACAATACGAAGGAACTGTTGGAGGAGGCGAAATAG
- a CDS encoding patatin-like phospholipase family protein, which translates to MEQVGLVLGGGAVRGLAHLGVLKAFERHGIPVDAIVGTSMGGAIGGLYAAGIPAEDIEDLLYHTPKYRLMDLGIRQRGLIGGNKIYQTVNDLLRQHGKDGLKIEDFPIRFKAVAVDLMQGKQVILDKGDLGTALRATTAFPGVFAPLVRDDQVLVDGGVLNNLPVQELKRKDVGLIIAVDVTREHEKKPPRNMIEVVYRSYSLMTAERKHTSLRLADIVIRPDVGHVSAFDFSKMADCIKAGEEAAEGMMDELKAEVKRVKPDFL; encoded by the coding sequence ATGGAACAAGTAGGTTTGGTGTTAGGCGGCGGGGCCGTACGGGGACTCGCTCATTTGGGCGTGTTGAAGGCGTTCGAACGGCACGGAATCCCGGTGGACGCGATCGTTGGTACAAGCATGGGCGGTGCGATCGGAGGCTTGTATGCTGCAGGCATTCCGGCAGAGGACATCGAGGACTTGCTGTATCACACGCCAAAATACCGGCTGATGGATCTAGGAATTCGCCAACGCGGGCTGATCGGCGGGAACAAAATCTACCAAACCGTCAACGATCTCTTGAGGCAACATGGGAAGGATGGGCTGAAGATTGAGGATTTCCCCATTCGGTTTAAGGCGGTTGCCGTGGATTTGATGCAAGGCAAACAGGTGATTTTGGATAAGGGCGATTTGGGAACGGCGCTGCGGGCAACGACGGCGTTTCCGGGGGTATTTGCTCCGCTGGTACGGGACGATCAGGTGCTGGTCGACGGCGGGGTGCTAAACAACTTGCCGGTCCAGGAGCTGAAGCGGAAGGATGTGGGACTGATAATTGCGGTGGATGTGACGCGCGAGCATGAGAAGAAGCCGCCCCGCAATATGATTGAGGTCGTTTACCGCTCTTACAGTTTGATGACCGCCGAACGGAAGCATACCAGCCTGCGGTTAGCGGATATCGTCATCCGACCGGATGTCGGTCATGTGTCCGCGTTTGATTTTTCAAAAATGGCCGATTGCATCAAGGCAGGGGAGGAAGCGGCTGAGGGCATGATGGATGAGCTCAAGGCTGAGGTGAAGCGGGTGAAGCCGGATTTCCTCTGA
- a CDS encoding glycine betaine ABC transporter substrate-binding protein, which yields MKLKKTRKLMVLAGLVSMLALSACGQANNPSAGGANNTPDASANGGNTSAGAVGEQVNYEIIGIDPGAGIMKATSQAIETYGLDGWKLIEGSGAAMTAMLDKAVKSEKPIIVTGWTPHWMFSKYDLKYLEDPQKVYGEAEEIHTLARKGLKEDHPTAYEFLNRFEWTSVEMGEIMTAIQEGQDPAEAAKAWADSHADRVDSWTEGLTPVNGDKLKLSYVAWDSEIASTNLLEYVLESKLGYDVESLQVEAGPMWTGVASGDVDATAAAWLPLTHADYWDKYGEQVEDLGANMTGVKTGLVVPVYMDINSIEDLK from the coding sequence ATGAAATTGAAGAAGACGAGGAAGTTGATGGTACTGGCAGGATTAGTGAGCATGTTGGCGTTGTCCGCCTGCGGGCAAGCGAACAATCCTTCGGCCGGCGGTGCCAACAACACGCCGGATGCTTCGGCGAACGGGGGCAACACCTCAGCCGGAGCCGTCGGCGAGCAAGTCAACTACGAAATCATCGGGATTGACCCTGGTGCTGGAATTATGAAGGCGACAAGTCAAGCGATCGAAACCTACGGCTTGGACGGCTGGAAGCTGATTGAGGGCTCCGGCGCAGCCATGACGGCGATGCTGGACAAAGCGGTGAAATCCGAAAAACCGATCATTGTTACCGGCTGGACCCCGCACTGGATGTTCTCCAAATACGATCTGAAATATTTGGAGGATCCGCAGAAGGTTTACGGGGAAGCCGAAGAAATTCACACGCTGGCGCGGAAAGGCTTGAAGGAAGACCATCCGACCGCCTATGAGTTCCTCAACCGCTTCGAGTGGACTTCGGTTGAAATGGGCGAGATTATGACGGCGATTCAGGAAGGTCAGGACCCGGCGGAAGCCGCCAAAGCCTGGGCAGACAGCCATGCCGACCGCGTGGACAGCTGGACCGAAGGCTTGACACCGGTGAACGGCGACAAACTCAAGCTGAGCTATGTGGCATGGGATTCGGAAATCGCCAGCACCAACCTGCTGGAATATGTACTCGAAAGCAAGCTGGGTTATGACGTCGAGTCCCTCCAAGTCGAAGCGGGTCCAATGTGGACCGGTGTCGCCAGCGGTGACGTTGATGCAACTGCAGCAGCATGGCTGCCGCTCACCCATGCGGATTATTGGGATAAATACGGCGAACAAGTTGAGGATCTCGGCGCGAACATGACTGGCGTCAAAACCGGCCTGGTCGTTCCAGTTTACATGGACATTAACTCGATCGAGGATTTGAAGTAA
- a CDS encoding quaternary amine ABC transporter ATP-binding protein gives MNQPILQVREVSKLFGPHAEQAIPLLKQGYTKERLLKEKGITIGVGQVSLDIREGEIFVIMGLSGSGKSTLVRMLNRLIEPTAGEILLHGRDLRKMNKAELREVRRKSISMVFQKFALFPHRTVLQNVEYGLEIQKVAKKERRDKAMQALELVGLKGWEHKMPEQLSGGMQQRVGLARALANDPEILLMDEAFSALDPLIRRNMQDELLELQEKMKKTIVFITHDLDEALRLGDRIALMKDGALVQIGTPEEMLMNPANHYVERFIEDVDLSKVLTAARVMRRPETVTLDKGPRVALELMRERGISNLFVIGRGKRLLGVITAEDASRAAKSGIGLEEILITDGPRVAPDTVLSDLFEVMSSSKVPLAVVDQQERLLGVIVRGAVLGALAGEHHELKKEVNPDGIHPEIAAGRVD, from the coding sequence ATGAATCAGCCAATATTACAAGTTCGTGAAGTCAGCAAGTTATTTGGCCCGCATGCCGAGCAGGCCATTCCATTGTTGAAGCAAGGCTACACCAAAGAGCGTCTGCTCAAGGAAAAAGGCATCACCATCGGCGTCGGCCAAGTCAGCTTGGACATCCGCGAAGGTGAAATTTTCGTCATTATGGGTTTGTCCGGGAGCGGCAAATCGACACTGGTTCGGATGCTGAATCGATTGATTGAACCAACTGCGGGGGAAATTCTGCTGCATGGACGGGATCTCCGCAAAATGAACAAAGCTGAGCTACGCGAGGTGCGGCGTAAATCGATCAGCATGGTGTTCCAGAAGTTTGCTTTATTCCCACACCGCACGGTCCTGCAGAACGTGGAATACGGACTGGAAATTCAGAAAGTAGCCAAAAAAGAGCGCCGCGACAAAGCGATGCAGGCCCTCGAGCTCGTCGGCTTGAAGGGCTGGGAGCATAAGATGCCGGAGCAGCTGAGCGGCGGTATGCAACAGCGGGTCGGCCTGGCCCGAGCGCTGGCCAATGACCCGGAAATCCTGTTGATGGACGAAGCGTTTAGCGCGCTCGACCCGCTCATTCGCCGTAACATGCAAGATGAGCTGCTGGAGCTGCAGGAGAAGATGAAGAAGACCATCGTCTTCATTACCCATGATTTGGATGAGGCCCTGCGTCTCGGCGACCGGATCGCCTTGATGAAGGATGGCGCACTCGTTCAAATCGGCACGCCGGAAGAAATGCTGATGAACCCGGCCAACCATTATGTGGAACGGTTCATCGAGGACGTGGACCTGTCCAAGGTGCTGACCGCAGCCCGCGTCATGCGCCGGCCGGAAACCGTTACGTTGGATAAGGGTCCTCGCGTCGCCCTCGAACTAATGCGTGAACGGGGCATCTCCAACCTGTTCGTCATCGGCCGGGGCAAACGCCTGCTGGGCGTCATTACAGCCGAAGACGCATCCCGTGCCGCCAAGTCCGGCATCGGCCTGGAGGAAATTCTGATTACGGACGGCCCTCGCGTGGCCCCGGATACCGTGCTGAGTGACCTATTTGAAGTCATGAGCTCATCCAAGGTTCCGCTGGCCGTCGTTGACCAGCAGGAGCGTTTGCTGGGCGTTATCGTACGCGGCGCCGTACTGGGAGCCCTCGCCGGAGAACATCATGAACTGAAGAAGGAGGTGAACCCAGATGGAATTCATCCCGAAATTGCCGCTGGCCGAGTGGATTGA
- a CDS encoding GbsR/MarR family transcriptional regulator: protein MSLDQLTDEQQALLMKVRKRVIEAIGRNMDLYGVSLSTGHLYGLLFFADKPMTLDEMGKEMKMSKTSMSTGVRTLLDLKMVNKVWEKGSRKDLYEVEYDWYQTFTDFFAIKWRKAVESNILVLRRSIDELTKAMVVEEEGPLRKVLEEDVRKMKESVKYYEWLDRLIDAMESGEIYKLVPKETES, encoded by the coding sequence ATGAGCTTGGACCAGCTCACCGATGAGCAACAGGCTTTATTAATGAAGGTACGTAAACGCGTGATCGAGGCCATCGGCAGAAATATGGACTTGTATGGGGTCTCGTTATCAACAGGGCACTTATACGGTCTTTTGTTCTTTGCCGACAAGCCGATGACTTTGGACGAGATGGGCAAGGAAATGAAGATGAGCAAAACCAGCATGAGTACGGGCGTCCGCACCCTGCTGGATCTCAAAATGGTCAATAAAGTGTGGGAGAAAGGCTCCCGCAAGGACTTATATGAAGTGGAATATGACTGGTACCAGACGTTTACGGACTTCTTCGCAATTAAATGGAGAAAAGCGGTGGAGAGCAACATCCTGGTGCTGCGTCGCTCCATTGATGAATTAACCAAAGCGATGGTGGTAGAGGAGGAAGGACCGCTCCGTAAGGTATTGGAAGAAGACGTACGTAAGATGAAAGAATCGGTGAAATATTACGAATGGCTGGACCGCCTGATCGACGCGATGGAAAGCGGAGAGATCTATAAGCTGGTCCCCAAGGAAACCGAATCCTGA
- a CDS encoding alpha/beta hydrolase family protein produces the protein MELQVVTELLMSKPTLRYRIARRIRNAYRYDTAFWRSAIAGPWGAGMFAFGLLALGMPTGLGRPVDLLLFLLAGTLGLYLTAHTAALLLALIGVPIPRLFTGAVLFDFAAAFVIFYYNEVAMPAAAVVAAVISLAGIAAGLLYGALASRRLRLRHKAAAALMAALLVAAAAIWPFAAGPGGGSAVPAYQGVQSAGIWKAGEAEDDKARDGASSDAAVGSAAVPSLADLLDSPAEPGPYEVSTFTYGSGNDAWQPEYGEAVDITSETVDASAYIKKWSVYRTAYWGFNQRALPLNGRVWMPVAAEEESAAPGDSTDESQTRYPLVLIVHGNHLMEDFSDDGYAYLGELLASRGFTAVSVDENFLNYSLWTGIPDNDMKVRAWILLKHLQQIGTFAAEPDNPLYEKIDFTRIGLVGHSRGGQAVAMAAGYKDWFADDAELMSSLEDYKIQAVAAIAPTDKKVDGKYTQLKDVSYLTLQGARDGDVSDFEGDRQYMRTSFSSGKDRFKASLYIGDANHSQFNSSWGGRDVSYPKGILLSRNGMLSPSEQRSIAKVYISAFFEETLHGAGAGNNGATTTLHAVSGSASVTNTSAKLGRYLPLLQDYRTGLAWLPDTAYYNRFERSTFTAWARYDEDLNRLSLPGGGKAAGSNLTWKEEEAKNRQNGTKPSRGIVLERKPSGNEPSTYTLSWEQGAPLPSSGQLEELAFSLTDRSFELQDDNTPDAALAAGSVTVEVELTDGNGTSVRLPLTRFMEVEPLPVTSFTIHPWLERHLSGGKYKHPTEAVYQTYRLALADFAAANPSFNPDTGIQRLTFLLSGGAAKLMLDDIGVY, from the coding sequence ATGGAACTTCAGGTGGTTACTGAACTTTTGATGAGCAAGCCGACGCTGCGTTACCGGATCGCTCGCCGCATCCGGAATGCTTACCGATACGATACCGCCTTTTGGCGATCCGCCATTGCCGGCCCCTGGGGGGCCGGCATGTTCGCGTTTGGCCTGCTGGCGCTGGGCATGCCGACCGGGTTGGGGAGACCTGTCGACCTGCTGCTGTTCCTGCTCGCGGGAACGCTGGGCCTGTACCTGACCGCCCACACCGCCGCGCTGCTGCTGGCTTTGATCGGCGTGCCGATCCCCCGCCTGTTTACGGGGGCGGTCCTGTTCGATTTTGCCGCAGCCTTCGTTATTTTCTACTATAACGAAGTAGCGATGCCCGCGGCTGCGGTCGTGGCCGCGGTGATCAGCCTGGCGGGAATCGCCGCCGGGCTGCTTTATGGGGCGCTCGCCAGCCGGAGGCTGCGGCTGCGCCATAAAGCGGCAGCCGCCCTGATGGCGGCGCTGCTGGTGGCCGCCGCCGCGATCTGGCCGTTCGCGGCGGGACCAGGGGGCGGCTCCGCCGTACCGGCCTATCAAGGCGTGCAAAGCGCCGGGATATGGAAAGCCGGCGAAGCCGAAGATGACAAGGCGCGCGATGGCGCAAGCAGCGACGCCGCCGTCGGTTCAGCGGCCGTGCCAAGCTTGGCCGATCTGCTGGACAGCCCCGCCGAACCCGGGCCGTATGAGGTGTCGACCTTCACCTACGGCAGCGGGAACGACGCTTGGCAGCCCGAATACGGGGAAGCGGTCGACATCACCTCCGAAACGGTGGATGCCTCCGCCTATATTAAAAAGTGGTCCGTCTACCGGACCGCCTATTGGGGATTTAATCAGCGGGCACTTCCGCTGAACGGAAGAGTCTGGATGCCCGTCGCAGCGGAGGAGGAAAGTGCTGCCCCGGGGGACAGCACTGACGAAAGCCAAACCCGCTACCCGCTCGTGCTGATCGTTCACGGCAACCACCTGATGGAGGATTTCTCCGATGACGGATACGCTTATCTTGGAGAGCTGCTGGCCAGCCGTGGATTCACCGCCGTATCCGTCGATGAGAATTTCTTGAATTACTCTCTATGGACGGGAATTCCCGATAACGATATGAAGGTTCGAGCTTGGATTTTGCTGAAGCATTTGCAACAGATCGGCACATTTGCCGCAGAACCGGATAATCCGTTATACGAAAAAATCGACTTTACCCGCATCGGACTGGTTGGTCATTCCCGCGGCGGGCAAGCAGTAGCGATGGCCGCGGGTTACAAGGATTGGTTCGCGGACGACGCGGAGCTCATGTCGAGCTTAGAGGACTACAAGATCCAAGCCGTTGCCGCCATCGCCCCCACCGACAAAAAGGTGGACGGAAAATACACACAGCTTAAGGATGTCAGCTATTTGACACTGCAAGGCGCGCGGGATGGCGACGTCAGCGACTTCGAAGGCGACCGCCAGTACATGCGCACAAGTTTTTCGTCAGGCAAAGATCGGTTCAAAGCCTCGCTGTACATCGGAGACGCCAACCATAGCCAGTTCAATAGCAGCTGGGGCGGTCGGGACGTCAGTTATCCGAAGGGCATCCTGCTCAGCCGGAACGGGATGCTGTCGCCTTCCGAACAACGGAGCATCGCGAAGGTGTACATCTCGGCTTTCTTTGAGGAGACGCTGCATGGTGCGGGAGCGGGGAATAACGGAGCAACAACCACTCTCCACGCTGTGTCCGGCTCCGCTTCGGTAACGAACACCAGCGCCAAGCTCGGCCGCTATCTCCCGCTGCTGCAGGATTACCGCACGGGCTTAGCCTGGCTCCCGGACACCGCATATTACAACCGGTTCGAGCGCAGCACATTTACCGCTTGGGCCCGCTACGATGAAGATTTGAACCGGTTGAGTCTCCCCGGGGGAGGGAAAGCAGCGGGCAGCAACCTCACCTGGAAGGAGGAAGAGGCAAAGAACCGGCAAAACGGCACCAAGCCGTCCCGGGGAATCGTGCTGGAGCGTAAGCCTAGCGGCAATGAGCCGTCCACTTATACGTTAAGCTGGGAGCAAGGTGCTCCCCTCCCGTCCAGCGGCCAGCTGGAGGAGCTCGCCTTTTCGCTCACGGACCGCAGCTTCGAGCTGCAGGATGACAATACGCCCGATGCGGCTTTGGCTGCGGGTTCCGTCACAGTTGAGGTAGAGCTTACCGACGGCAACGGTACCTCCGTCCGTCTGCCGCTCACGAGGTTTATGGAGGTCGAACCGCTGCCCGTCACCTCGTTTACGATCCACCCCTGGCTGGAGCGCCACCTGTCGGGCGGCAAATACAAGCATCCGACGGAAGCGGTATATCAGACGTATCGTCTAGCTTTGGCAGACTTTGCGGCCGCCAACCCCAGCTTCAATCCGGACACCGGAATCCAGCGGCTGACCTTCCTTCTCAGCGGCGGCGCCGCCAAGCTGATGCTGGATGACATCGGAGTCTATTGA
- a CDS encoding amino acid permease, whose translation MKSDSSTLQKKLLPRHISFMAMGGVIGTGIFKGSSETVSLAGPGVIFSYAFAGLLLLVVMGAIAEMATVYPGRNMKDFIREAFGERISFILGWMYCFMWLAVCVIEVIAAGSFLQFWLPDVPLWVLSLASAAFILAINRMSVAGYGEFEFWLAGIKIAMIIVFILLGAAMLFGLIPGASAPFPHNYRDYGGLFPNGWTAIFSALLVVMFSYGGSELIGLTLSEAKDAEKVLPRVVKSFILRVVLFYTLPILIICGLIPWNSLSEQTSPFVQVLSSVGLQGAAHLMNFILITAVLSAANSGIYGATRMLHSMAAGGEAPAKLARISAKGVPVNSLILCGVVLILGSMLAVFNQAGLFRLLMAVPGFVVLLVWITICLSQLKLRQRYPAAPSFKVWGFPYITVLTVISLVVIALLFLFDAQNRISIGTCLAVLLLLIVWSWVRFRPRPGQSR comes from the coding sequence GTGAAATCCGATTCCTCAACTTTGCAGAAAAAATTGCTGCCCCGCCACATCAGCTTCATGGCCATGGGCGGCGTTATCGGCACCGGGATCTTCAAAGGGAGCTCCGAGACCGTCAGCCTGGCCGGGCCTGGCGTGATTTTTTCTTATGCCTTTGCCGGATTGCTGCTGCTGGTCGTCATGGGCGCTATTGCCGAGATGGCGACAGTGTATCCTGGCCGCAACATGAAGGACTTCATCCGGGAGGCGTTTGGCGAGCGCATCTCCTTCATTCTGGGGTGGATGTACTGCTTCATGTGGCTGGCCGTATGCGTCATTGAGGTGATTGCCGCCGGCAGTTTCCTGCAGTTCTGGTTGCCGGACGTGCCGCTCTGGGTGCTTAGCCTAGCCAGTGCCGCCTTTATCTTGGCCATCAATCGAATGAGCGTAGCCGGTTACGGCGAGTTTGAGTTTTGGCTGGCCGGGATTAAAATCGCGATGATCATTGTCTTTATTCTCCTGGGCGCGGCCATGCTGTTTGGCCTGATCCCTGGGGCGAGCGCTCCGTTCCCGCACAATTACCGGGATTACGGCGGCTTGTTCCCGAACGGATGGACGGCAATCTTCTCGGCGCTGCTGGTCGTCATGTTCTCCTACGGCGGCTCCGAGCTGATCGGACTGACCTTGTCGGAGGCCAAGGATGCGGAAAAAGTGTTGCCTCGGGTGGTCAAAAGCTTTATTTTGCGCGTGGTGCTGTTTTACACGTTACCGATTCTGATCATTTGCGGGCTGATACCGTGGAACAGTCTCAGTGAGCAGACCAGCCCGTTCGTGCAGGTGCTGTCCTCGGTTGGTTTGCAGGGGGCGGCGCATCTGATGAACTTCATTCTGATTACGGCGGTCTTGTCCGCTGCCAATTCCGGCATCTATGGCGCGACCCGGATGCTCCACTCGATGGCCGCCGGCGGGGAAGCCCCGGCGAAGCTGGCGCGGATCTCCGCCAAGGGCGTTCCGGTCAACAGCTTAATTCTTTGCGGGGTTGTTCTGATCCTCGGCTCCATGTTGGCCGTCTTTAATCAGGCAGGCTTGTTCCGTCTATTGATGGCGGTACCCGGCTTTGTCGTGCTGCTCGTCTGGATCACCATCTGCTTGTCCCAGTTAAAGCTGCGCCAGCGTTATCCGGCGGCACCTAGCTTTAAAGTCTGGGGCTTCCCGTATATTACGGTGCTGACCGTGATCAGCCTCGTTGTCATTGCGCTGCTGTTCTTGTTCGACGCGCAGAACCGCATCAGTATCGGGACCTGCCTGGCCGTGCTGCTCCTGCTGATCGTCTGGTCGTGGGTCCGTTTCCGCCCGCGCCCCGGCCAGAGTCGGTAG